The Ziziphus jujuba cultivar Dongzao chromosome 5, ASM3175591v1 genome segment attctctctctttcctgtTCTACTCTACTTTTTATTAAGGGACCTATCAATGATATCAGAGTCGGTTTCCTACACCATTCATGGAAACTAGAGCAAAAGCACAAGCAGAATTCCAAAATGAAGTGGAATCGACTGTACTTTAGCATGGCATTCAAATCAGTCAAATCAACTCTAACCTTAGGCAAATTAAGGTAAATTTACAAACAATTTTGTCCGACCTACAGACTCTACATGTCCAAACCCTTAAGAATTCTGAAGATCGAGATAATTTACAAGTTAGTCGAGGAGAACATTTGGCCAGCAAGATGAGTTCTTACTAAGGAATCACCAACTTGGCGGAAGCAAATCTTTCAAGACACAAGCTCGCCTTTCCTATGTTCAACGATGCCTACCTTCTAGGATGGATATATAAAGGTAAGCAATATTTTGAACTCAGAAACATTGATCCCATGCAACAGGTCCAATTAGCTTCGTTCCACCTCGAAAAAGTGGCTTAACAATGATATTTGTGGCTTAGTAAGTTCACGAGACCTCTGACAtgggcaaaactaacaaaatccATCTTGTGTTGATTCGGACCTACAGATTACAATGATCCTTCTTAAGCATTGACTTGACTGAAACAAGTTACCACAGTGGAGTGATTTCAATTCGACTTTAAAAGGCTTTCCTAACAGATTGACAATCTCCCTGAATAATACTTGGTTGGGGTCTTCACAGCAGGGCTTCATGATGATGTCCGTCTTGATGTAAAGATAAAACAACCCAAACCCTTACTGACGCAATTGGAGTAGCAAGATTGGTTGAGGAACGGAACCTATTGCAGAAAAAAAAGGTCCAGTTCCAATTGACTAACTAGAGGAAAGCCATTTCGTATTCCACCACCAACGATTCAGTAGGAGTGTTAGGACCCCCACCTATGCCACGAACCACCACCCTAAACAATgttgattttcaaaaaatctCAAATCAAGAGGCGAAGGACCAACAACCCAAGGGGCTGTGCTTTTATTGCGACGAAAAGTTTACTCCAAGTCACCATTGCCAACATCCCCAGTTATTCATGATAGAAGATTCATTGGAAGAGGACATGGACTTACAATTAGATGAGGTAACAGAGGATGAAACTATGCTTGAAATTTCCATCCATGCTATTGGAGGAGCAATTCAACTGTAAACCATTTAAGTTAATGGTACATTACAAAATCATGAGTTGGTTGTGTTAATTGATAGTGAGAGCATGCACAATTTCGTCGATAAGGCATTAGCTCACCGTTTGGGGTTACTTATCACTCTCAACCCTAGCCTACAGGTTATGGTGGCCTCTggagataaaattaaatgctcAAGCAAGTGTGTTAATCTTAAGTTATGCATCCAAAATTATATTGTGCAATCTCACTTTTATGTACTTTCTATGGCCACTTATCAAGTTATTTTGGGAGTACGATGGTTGCAAACTTTGGGACACATTGAAAGTGACTATAGTAAACTCACTATGGCTTTTAGAGTGGGAGGAAAGAAAATTATGTTATAGGAGATCACACAAAGTCCACCACAAGCCCTACAAGAGGAGGGATTGTTTAACCTCAAAGAAGATAGCTTTCTTTTTATGCACATGGCTGGAAGCTACATTGAGGAAGAGTTACCTACGAACTTGCACTTTTTATCGAAAGAATTTCagcaaatattttttgaacCAACCAAGTTACAAGTATTTTCTAAACCAACCGAGTTACCGCTGCAACGAAGTAGAGATCATGCTATACCTTTGCAACCCAATCACCCTCCAGCCAACGTGCCACCATATCGATATCCTTACTACTCGAAAATTGAGATGGAAAGAATGGTTCGAGAATTCCTTGAAGCTAAGTTGATCCATAGCCCTTTTTCTTCTCCAGTGCTACTTGTTAAAAAATCATATGGGTAATGGCGGTTCTGCGTGGACTTTTGGGCACTCAATAGTGTTACGATTAAAGACAAGCACCCAATTCCCATAATTGATGAATTGCTGGATGAGTTACATGTTGTTTGGTATTTTATCAAGCTTGAACTTAGGGCCGGTTAGCATTAAATTTAGGAAAGAGAGGAGGACATCCACAAGATAGTTTTCCATACTCATAAAGGACATTATGAATTTGTGGTAATACCATTCGGACTTATAAATGCACCCCCCGCATTTCAGGGGCTCATGAATGATCTATTTCAACCTTATCCTCATAAGATGGTACTTGTTttgtttgatgatattttaatgTATAGTAAAACTTGGGAAGAACATCTCCTAAAACTTCGAATTGTTTTAGAAATATTGACTACTAATAAGCATTTTGCCAAGAAAAGCAAGTGCAGATTTGGACTAAACCGAGTGGACTATTTGAGGCACATCATTAGTAATGAAGGAGTTAGTGTGGATCTTACAAAGGTCCAAGCGGTGGTGGAGTAGCTAGAGCCTACCTTTCAAAAATGTGTTTTTCGGTTCCTCAATCTAGTTTGGCTTTAGTCAAAAGCTCGCTACCTAGCTCACCAAGCTCTTGACTAAAACCAAATTCAATTGGACTCCTGAAGCAACGGAGTCATTCAAACGACTCAAACAAGTGCTGACTACGGCTTCCGTCCTTTTTATTCCTAATTTTACAAAACCTTTTATTGTAGAAAGTGATGCTTATGGAGAAGGAATCGTTGCAATCTTGATTCAAGAGGGTCAACCAATAGCCTATTTTAGTGAAGCATTGAAACAATTTTCCTTGTCCTTGTCTATGTATGAAAAAGAGATATTGGCCATTGTAAAAGCTATTCGAAAATGGTATCCTTACCTATTGGGAAGACCATTTGTGGTGAGAATGGACCAGCAGAAGTTGAAGTATTTACTTGAGCAATGGATTACAACACCGGTTCAAGCACGTTGGTTGCCTAAACTCTTGGTGTATGACTATTCGATTGAATATAAGAGGGGAAAAGAAAACCAGGGAGCTAATGCTTTACGCCAGGTTGAATTTCTTTGTCATACAATCTCTTTGCCTAAAGCGAATTGGTGGACTATATTGCAACAAGAAGTATTAGCCGATGCATATTATGCTTAGTTTGTTGGAACGGATTGTCTTCAACATGATGGAGTTTGGTTTAACAAAGCGCATATTTGCTTGAGtcctaatttaattataattcctACTCTCTTGGCCGAATATCATTCTTCTCCCATAGGTGAACATTTTGGTTATCATATACTCTTTCAAGGgttaaaagatattttatttgGCCAAGACTCCAATCCCCAggaaaaaactttattaaaaacTGCGATACTTGTCAGAGTACAAAAGTGATTGCACTAATACAGCGGGATTGCTTCAGCCGCTTCCTATCCTTGATCGTGTATGGATGGATGTGTCCATGGACTTCATTGATGACCTTCCCCCTTCTCACGGGTTCACTACCATCCTGGTAGTAGTTGACAAGTTAATTAAGTACGGCATTTTGTTCCTCTCAAACACTCCTATACAGTAGTGATTGTGGCAAAAGGTTTCATGAACAATGTATCAAACTCCATGGAATGCCAAATGTAATTGTGAGTGATAAAGGATTCACTAGCTTATTttggaaaacattattttagtTGTAGGGTACGTCTCTCAAAATAAGTTCTAGCTACCACCCTCAAACGGATGGACAAACCGAGGTACTCAATCGCATCTTGGAGCAGTACTTAAGATGCTTTACCAGAGATCAACAAAAAAAACGGATGGAATGGTTGTCTTTAGCTAAATATAACTATAATACATCTCGATATTCTATAACTAAGATATCTCCATTTGAGGCAGTATATGGCCAAGCCCTGCCCTCCTTATTATCATATGTGCCAGGTACAGCTAGGGTGCAATCTGTGAATTCTCAATTGCGTGATAGGGATCGAATTTTGAGTATCCTGAAATGGAACCTTACTATGGCTTGTGATCGTATGAAAACAAGGACAAATCGAGATCAGAGGGGAGTTGAGTTCCAAGTGGGAGACCATATCTACCTCAAATTGCAACCATACCAGTAGCATTCAGTGGTCTCTTGTCGCTAGCTGAAATTATCCCTTAAATTTTACGAGCCGTACAAAGTGTTGGAATGAATTAGACCAGTTACTTATAGGTTGGAGTTATCCCAAAGTTCCTTGATACATGATGTTTTTTATGTTTCTCTCTTGAAAAAAACACGAGGGTTGGTGCCTACATCATCGCCTCCCTTCCTCAATTGAGCAAGTTGATAACATGTTGCCACAATCAAAGTGAATCTTGGATACTCGAGTTGttcaaaaagataaatataggCCAAGAACAGAGATAATTATCAAGTGGGTTGGAAGATGCCACATAGGAAAATAAATGGCGTTTTGGCAAAATATATCCTACTTTCATCCTTAAGGACAAGAACAATTCAGGGAGGATTGATAAAACCCTTTCTATGTAAGGTGCATAAGCAATGgtatttgttatatttgttaGGCTTGTTGactaagtttttttaaaatcctgTTAAGTTGTCATGATTCCACTTTAGCTGATATGATAGCTGTAATGGAGGAAAGGTAGGACTAATTGTTGAATTTTGTTGCATAAATACCATAGTATTTGATAATAATGGAGTAGAATAACAATAGCAAGATCATtcctaactctctctctctctctctcacttctATGTACTTACTTTCCCTCCAtcattctctctcttttctattCTTCAATCATTCCCTCTTTTCTATTCTTCTTTATTTCTTATTGATGGAGCTATCACcatatgtaaaataaaagacaaaaaatttaGTTACCATAAACATAAAACCAAAAACTGttttactaaaataaattaattaaaattattttttgaaataattatattttaataccgtttatattttatttagtaaatttttatttttgtccttcaagtataaaatattctaaaattatagttttaatttgttgcattagaatttttttcttttcccctttttttttttttttgggtaacagtAATTAACAATTCGATTGGTATGATTATAtccaattatgattttttttttctttaaatctgAATTTTCCTTCGAAAGAGTTcattttgtgaatattttaggacaatttatttttatactttttccctatatttttatatacatatatatttatatttgcttGCAAAAAAGCAGACAGTAAATAATACACACCCCTATTATGTACAGCTAAATAATATAAAGGTACATTATTTTCCATCCTTAAGTCACAATCTCTTGATCAATTCTTCATACCATGCTCTATGAACACTGCATGAAAGAACTGCCACCACAACTACGACTTCTATAGTCTTTACCAAATTGTCTGTAAGAAGAGCAGCTCCAACACGCCGAAGAGATACCTCTGCTAGTTCTCTACCCTTGACCCCACTTCCTCCAAGGACAACCCCCCTTGCTGCTACATAAACAGTCTGAGATACCCGCTTAAACACCGCATCATCATCTTGCAAGCTCTTCCTTAACATGCTTGTCATAATCTGCTTTCTCACGTGGAGTTTTTCGTAGTACAGAACGTGGTCATTCTTTGCACATCCGATGATTGTCTCAACGATGTCTGGGATGTCAATATCATTATCTGTGTCCAGTAGCTCAGAAAGCTGCTTCAGGCATGTGGATACCATATTTTCCATGTCCACAGGATTAGTCACTAAGTTCTCACTCGCAAGCGTTTGCTGAAGAACCAGCAAGCTGTGAAATACAGCAACAAAATTCACATTAAATCCAGTATGATTTTGGGacataaacataaattaaatttttatagatttgagCAGAAACAATCTGTGCAACACCTTATCCAAATTATGGTGGAAATTGGCACATAAAGATGAGTGTTTTGTGTGTATGAGCCCCGTGCCCGTGCAtaatgtgcgtgtgtgtgtgtgtgtgtgtgtgtgtgagagagagagagagagagagagagagagttgatatttttatttttattttttatttatttatttttggttataaTGAAAAGTCAGCTAACTTTCCAGACTAATATGTACTAAGAAAATTAAGAATGTAATGTAGATAATTAGGGTCCACCTACCAGGTAGTAATAACGACGATCTTTTGAAGTTGTGACTGAACAGACCTTAGCTTGAGGAGATTAAGTCTAAGAGTTTCAGGGAGAACTTCCAGTGTCAGTCCCCTTACTTCGCTAACCAGCTTTAACAAGCCTAGTCTAACAAATAGATCAATCGTTTCTCCCCTGCATTCCGGTTGTTCTGTCGTCAAAGATAATGTTGCACAAATCAAACATAAGAAAACAGCATACCTTTCagcaaagaaatatatatatatatatatatagatacatattagggagaagaaaaaataaaaagcagtaAAGTTACCCTTTATGTCAACTGCAGGTGAGGTCTCAGAGTTTATTCTCTTTCCCATTAAAATGCTACCTCCAGACCGAAGAGTGGTAGGGGCAAGTCCTTGTGAAAGTTCTTTGTTGTCTGTCATAGCAGATAGAGAATCCGAGTATTCATGCCACTCTTGCTCTGCAACTGTCCTCACAGAAGAAAGCCATTGTCTTGTCATTGGTAGAGAGGTGGAGGCATCCTCGGGAGATCCATGCCTGTTGGCAAAAGCTTTTCTTAGGTATTCCAAACCGGCAGGCCCCTTAATGAGTGGTTCCACAATCCTAAGACGTGCTTTGCTGATCTCCCTCTTAAGTGCCTGCCAGCATGTAATTAAGTTCTATGATATGGATTCAAAAACCACTCTTCactatttttattggttagatAGATATTAAGGGCCAGCAGGTACTGAAAATCGACATAAGTGGGAGAAGAGGAACAGGGATGTCAAATGGAAACCAAGGCCAATAAGCACCACAAACATTTTCAAGCACTTGAAAGTATTTCTCCGTCTATGGTGGTGTCAAACATCTCTAGAAACCAAAATGTTATAACATGATATTTATTGTGCAAACACAAGATTCCAACAAATGTTTACTTGCCACTTCTATATCAACTTTATTTAAATGGCTTCAAGAATGAATTACCACTCCTCCCCAAATTTCAACTGGAGATGAAATAGAGAAACTCTTTTATTCTCCAATTATAGATGCTAAAATGGAtctgaatgatagtttaagttCGACTAAACAAGCTACAAGTAGAAGCCAGTAAGTTTgtaatacaatttcaaaaccaATTACTTTGTTACCATTCTTGCATATCAAAGCCAGTCTTTCCAACTAGATATAAGTCAGAGAACAGAATTTCACATCAGTTATTACTTAAAAACATATTCTCAAGGTGCTTGAGACTGAAAACACACCTGAATCTCTTGTAGAACAAATTGCAGACCCTTAGTTATTGCAAGGGCACAAGAAGCTTTTGATCTGTCTTCAGCTTGAAAAACCTCTTCAAGCTCTTTCAAAAACTTAGTGTGTCTAGTGTCCATCTCATCATCATTAGCTGGGGCAGAAAGTTTTCGCAAAGTGACTAAAGCAAATTCTAGGATCCTTCTGAAATAATGCAAATCTACATTGCCTGACATCAGCATCTTCATAAAAGTTCAAACACAGAAAACACAGAACATCAGGACTTGAATACCGTAATTAATTAGTACTTGCTGTCAGATAGCATCAGCAACAAATGTAGATACCTGTGAGAGGATATCAATGTCAAGAGTTTCAACAATCTCTTCTTTCCAGCTCCGAGGAGATATACCACACAGTTCATCTCTGACTTCTTTCAAGAGTTTAAGAATCCAGCTGAAGTCAGAATCATCTTCTTTCATAGATTCCATGACACCATCCCAAAATGCTTTTTCCATTGTCTCCTTCACTTTTGCCTTCATAGTAAAATAACGAATTAGTGAGATATTTCTCCATCTAATTTCACAGTGCATCCACTGGAAAAAAtgctttatatttttcttaaaataaaggCACAATTTTGACTTACAGTAAGACTATTATTATCTTCACCACTTTGATTCATAATATCAGTAAATCCTTGACTATGTTCATGGAGAATTTGGTTTACAAGTGGTTCATTTTCACCAACAAAGAATGCAGCAGAGCTCAGGTCACCATCCACAACAACTtcagaagaagatgaagaaccaATTTCTTCACCTAGGGAAGATTCATTCTTCCCCAGCAAAGTATGAACTCCTTGACTTGAACTCTCATGTCTATTAGGCAGATTACTCACTTGAGAAGAAACAGAAACTGCAGAGCCATCTAATGAAACCTTCTGCCTCAAAGATTGATCATTGGCAGTTGAGGAAGGTAATGAACATGCAAACTCTTTGGAACCAGAATATCTGGACAATGTGTCAGACAAAGCAGATTCCAGACGTTCAAGCCCTGCTTTACCACTTAGATGCTGCACTTTTTCCCTTAGTGATTTCTGATCTTCTGTAACCTAGAATAACCAGATAGTTCAACTCAACTATTATCCTGTAAACGGGGCCAAGtaattgataaaaaagaaattgaaaatctcaGCAAGACAATAAGTGCAATACCTGGTTTTGGATAGGCTGTCTATCATATTCATGTCTAGGACCATGATCTTCTCCTTTTGAGGTTACCTTGCTAGTTTGCATCTTGAAAAGCTCCAGTTGACAAGCAGCTCTCACCAAACCCTCCTCTAACAGCTTCACATCATTGTCTTTCCATGCTACAAAGTGATGCAGATAAGAACACCAAGCCCTATCAAAAGCTTCTAGCTGGGATCTGAAGgtcatttgattttgatttagtgCAGTTACTTCCTCCTGCACTTTCTGAATGGGACCACATAATATAGTCTCAATCAACAGCTCAAATTCCCGAATAAAATTAGTTGTAGCCTCAAGGAGAGCATTCTCAAGCTCTCTCCACCCACTGAAAACTGCATCTGGGTGTCCAAAGATCATATAAGCACAGAGCAAAACCCTTACTGGATACCTTGACTGTGCAACTGGACTTTGAGAAGCTTCTTTACCCAAGCCTGTACTCTTTGTCCCCTTTCTCTTGATCTTAGTATTTCCCCTTCTATCTTTCATAGCAACATGTTTAAGGAGATGGTCAATGTTCTCCAGATTAGGTAGACCGCCAGTTACACATGAGATCAAGCAGCGACTCTCTAGACGGTCAAGTAGAGCCTTTGTAGTTTGAATAGTAGAAACAGACTCAATCTTGAAGGCAAGCTGTTCAAATGGCATTGACCTAACAGATACTTCATTAATTTCTAAAGCCTTAAAAGCTTTTGCTAAAACTAAAGTAGTTTTCTTTGAAATTGCAAACTGCCTCCAACACCTGGAAAAGAAATTACTGCAATTATATTCCAAAAATGATTGGACAACAAAAAGGACAGAAATGAAGAAcacacaaaatataaataacaaaaaggaAATTCACAACCACAAGACAGCTGGTACACAATCAAAACGTACGAGAGAACATCTTTAACTCCACAAACCTTTACCTTACAAAGTATCATAAAATGTaactatgcatatatattttcataaatttcattATCTATCTAAAATTCATTCCTCTGAGCATTAAAATACTACTGTAGTACTTTAGGGAGTTCAGGAGATAGAGAATTGAAGAGAAGACCTGTAGCTTTGTTATCATGCTAGAGCACCATTTT includes the following:
- the LOC107420543 gene encoding uncharacterized protein LOC107420543 isoform X2, coding for MKQQRNTHHARAKMMQKQEYLLKKLLRCWRQFAISKKTTLVLAKAFKALEINEVSVRSMPFEQLAFKIESVSTIQTTKALLDRLESRCLISCVTGGLPNLENIDHLLKHVAMKDRRGNTKIKRKGTKSTGLGKEASQSPVAQSRYPVRVLLCAYMIFGHPDAVFSGWRELENALLEATTNFIREFELLIETILCGPIQKVQEEVTALNQNQMTFRSQLEAFDRAWCSYLHHFVAWKDNDVKLLEEGLVRAACQLELFKMQTSKVTSKGEDHGPRHEYDRQPIQNQVTEDQKSLREKVQHLSGKAGLERLESALSDTLSRYSGSKEFACSLPSSTANDQSLRQKVSLDGSAVSVSSQVSNLPNRHESSSQGVHTLLGKNESSLGEEIGSSSSSEVVVDGDLSSAAFFVGENEPLVNQILHEHSQGFTDIMNQSGEDNNSLTAKVKETMEKAFWDGVMESMKEDDSDFSWILKLLKEVRDELCGISPRSWKEEIVETLDIDILSQMLMSGNVDLHYFRRILEFALVTLRKLSAPANDDEMDTRHTKFLKELEEVFQAEDRSKASCALAITKGLQFVLQEIQALKREISKARLRIVEPLIKGPAGLEYLRKAFANRHGSPEDASTSLPMTRQWLSSVRTVAEQEWHEYSDSLSAMTDNKELSQGLAPTTLRSGGSILMGKRINSETSPAVDIKEQPECRGETIDLFVRLGLLKLVSEVRGLTLEVLPETLRLNLLKLRSVQSQLQKIVVITTCLLVLQQTLASENLVTNPVDMENMVSTCLKQLSELLDTDNDIDIPDIVETIIGCAKNDHVLYYEKLHVRKQIMTSMLRKSLQDDDAVFKRVSQTVYVAARGVVLGGSGVKGRELAEVSLRRVGAALLTDNLVKTIEVVVVVAVLSCSVHRAWYEELIKRL
- the LOC107420543 gene encoding uncharacterized protein LOC107420543 isoform X1; this translates as MEVTNSDRATGVVLNFPANDDGDDNDKTMPSPSSSSNSPPKLPRRLRRRLMQQQQSKTPITADDIESKLTQARLRRQQFYEFLSSKARTKPKIPSSSASQDEDLARRLESKIKAAEQKRCWRQFAISKKTTLVLAKAFKALEINEVSVRSMPFEQLAFKIESVSTIQTTKALLDRLESRCLISCVTGGLPNLENIDHLLKHVAMKDRRGNTKIKRKGTKSTGLGKEASQSPVAQSRYPVRVLLCAYMIFGHPDAVFSGWRELENALLEATTNFIREFELLIETILCGPIQKVQEEVTALNQNQMTFRSQLEAFDRAWCSYLHHFVAWKDNDVKLLEEGLVRAACQLELFKMQTSKVTSKGEDHGPRHEYDRQPIQNQVTEDQKSLREKVQHLSGKAGLERLESALSDTLSRYSGSKEFACSLPSSTANDQSLRQKVSLDGSAVSVSSQVSNLPNRHESSSQGVHTLLGKNESSLGEEIGSSSSSEVVVDGDLSSAAFFVGENEPLVNQILHEHSQGFTDIMNQSGEDNNSLTAKVKETMEKAFWDGVMESMKEDDSDFSWILKLLKEVRDELCGISPRSWKEEIVETLDIDILSQMLMSGNVDLHYFRRILEFALVTLRKLSAPANDDEMDTRHTKFLKELEEVFQAEDRSKASCALAITKGLQFVLQEIQALKREISKARLRIVEPLIKGPAGLEYLRKAFANRHGSPEDASTSLPMTRQWLSSVRTVAEQEWHEYSDSLSAMTDNKELSQGLAPTTLRSGGSILMGKRINSETSPAVDIKEQPECRGETIDLFVRLGLLKLVSEVRGLTLEVLPETLRLNLLKLRSVQSQLQKIVVITTCLLVLQQTLASENLVTNPVDMENMVSTCLKQLSELLDTDNDIDIPDIVETIIGCAKNDHVLYYEKLHVRKQIMTSMLRKSLQDDDAVFKRVSQTVYVAARGVVLGGSGVKGRELAEVSLRRVGAALLTDNLVKTIEVVVVVAVLSCSVHRAWYEELIKRL
- the LOC107420543 gene encoding uncharacterized protein LOC107420543 isoform X3, with amino-acid sequence MPFEQLAFKIESVSTIQTTKALLDRLESRCLISCVTGGLPNLENIDHLLKHVAMKDRRGNTKIKRKGTKSTGLGKEASQSPVAQSRYPVRVLLCAYMIFGHPDAVFSGWRELENALLEATTNFIREFELLIETILCGPIQKVQEEVTALNQNQMTFRSQLEAFDRAWCSYLHHFVAWKDNDVKLLEEGLVRAACQLELFKMQTSKVTSKGEDHGPRHEYDRQPIQNQVTEDQKSLREKVQHLSGKAGLERLESALSDTLSRYSGSKEFACSLPSSTANDQSLRQKVSLDGSAVSVSSQVSNLPNRHESSSQGVHTLLGKNESSLGEEIGSSSSSEVVVDGDLSSAAFFVGENEPLVNQILHEHSQGFTDIMNQSGEDNNSLTAKVKETMEKAFWDGVMESMKEDDSDFSWILKLLKEVRDELCGISPRSWKEEIVETLDIDILSQMLMSGNVDLHYFRRILEFALVTLRKLSAPANDDEMDTRHTKFLKELEEVFQAEDRSKASCALAITKGLQFVLQEIQALKREISKARLRIVEPLIKGPAGLEYLRKAFANRHGSPEDASTSLPMTRQWLSSVRTVAEQEWHEYSDSLSAMTDNKELSQGLAPTTLRSGGSILMGKRINSETSPAVDIKEQPECRGETIDLFVRLGLLKLVSEVRGLTLEVLPETLRLNLLKLRSVQSQLQKIVVITTCLLVLQQTLASENLVTNPVDMENMVSTCLKQLSELLDTDNDIDIPDIVETIIGCAKNDHVLYYEKLHVRKQIMTSMLRKSLQDDDAVFKRVSQTVYVAARGVVLGGSGVKGRELAEVSLRRVGAALLTDNLVKTIEVVVVVAVLSCSVHRAWYEELIKRL